A region of Odocoileus virginianus isolate 20LAN1187 ecotype Illinois chromosome 11, Ovbor_1.2, whole genome shotgun sequence DNA encodes the following proteins:
- the LOC110148104 gene encoding membrane cofactor protein-like isoform X3, translated as MLLVVLVLLLPTVSDACGDPPRFETMRLQGAPKPRYRPGERIQYDCRLGFKPIIPLRSRSAVCEDDNTWSALEEACTRKSCPNLGDPMNGQVYFVNGSILFGSQAHFVCNQGFYLIGARILHCEISENNVNWNDNSPTCEKILCSTPGNIKNGRFTIYKDEYQYNEIVTYMCDPSNGPDEYSLVGESRLVCVDHDRWSSDPPECKAAQLSVMQTVLGSPRYQRVLKCHLLLRLSLQLPMPQVLVQIQLQCQVRQVRYLFILST; from the exons ATGCCTGTGGTGATCCACCAAGGTTTGAAACTATGAGGCTCCAGGGTGCGCCTAAACCCAGGTATCGTCCTGGGGAACGTATACAATATGACTGTCGCCTAGGTTTCAAGCCCATAATTCCTCTTCGTTCCAGATCTGCTGTTTGTGAGGATGACAATACATGGTCAGCTCTCGAGGAGGCCTGTACAA gaAAATCATGTCCTAATCTGGGAGATCCAATGAATGGTCAAGTTTACTTCGTCAATGGAAGTATTCTGTTTGGTTCACAGGCTCACTTTGTTTGTAATCAGGG tttTTATCTGATTGGAGCAAGAATTCTACATTGTGAAATTTCTGAAAACAATGTGAACTGGAATGATAATTCCCCAACATGTGAAA AGATCTTGTGTTCCACACctggaaatataaaaaatggaaGATTTACCATTTACAAAGATGAATATCAATATAATGAAATAGTAACTTATATGTGTGATCCTTCAAATGGACCAGATGAATATTCTCTTGTTGGAGAGAGCAGGCTTGTTTGTGTCGATCATGACAGATGGAGCAGTGACCCTCCGGAGTGTAAAG CAGCACAGTTGTCTGTAATGCAAACAGTGCTTGGGAGCCCGAGATACCAACGTGTGCTCAAG tgcCACTTGCTGCTACGACTAAGCCTTCAACTACCCATGCCTCAG gtCCTCGTCCAAATACAACTACAGTGTCAAGTTCGACAGGTTCGGTACCTCTTTATCCTATCTACATAG
- the LOC110148104 gene encoding membrane cofactor protein-like isoform X2, whose translation MLLVVLVLLLPTVSDACGDPPRFETMRLQGAPKPRYRPGERIQYDCRLGFKPIIPLRSRSAVCEDDNTWSALEEACTRKSCPNLGDPMNGQVYFVNGSILFGSQAHFVCNQGFYLIGARILHCEISENNVNWNDNSPTCEKILCSTPGNIKNGRFTIYKDEYQYNEIVTYMCDPSNGPDEYSLVGESRLVCVDHDRWSSDPPECKVVKCDYPVVEHGMIVSGFRRKFYYKMQVVFKCNQGFSLHGSSTVVCNANSAWEPEIPTCAQVPLAATTKPSTTHASGPRPNTTTVSSSTGSVPLYPIYIV comes from the exons ATGCCTGTGGTGATCCACCAAGGTTTGAAACTATGAGGCTCCAGGGTGCGCCTAAACCCAGGTATCGTCCTGGGGAACGTATACAATATGACTGTCGCCTAGGTTTCAAGCCCATAATTCCTCTTCGTTCCAGATCTGCTGTTTGTGAGGATGACAATACATGGTCAGCTCTCGAGGAGGCCTGTACAA gaAAATCATGTCCTAATCTGGGAGATCCAATGAATGGTCAAGTTTACTTCGTCAATGGAAGTATTCTGTTTGGTTCACAGGCTCACTTTGTTTGTAATCAGGG tttTTATCTGATTGGAGCAAGAATTCTACATTGTGAAATTTCTGAAAACAATGTGAACTGGAATGATAATTCCCCAACATGTGAAA AGATCTTGTGTTCCACACctggaaatataaaaaatggaaGATTTACCATTTACAAAGATGAATATCAATATAATGAAATAGTAACTTATATGTGTGATCCTTCAAATGGACCAGATGAATATTCTCTTGTTGGAGAGAGCAGGCTTGTTTGTGTCGATCATGACAGATGGAGCAGTGACCCTCCGGAGTGTAAAG TGGTCAAATGTGACTATCCAGTTGTTGAACATGGAATGATAGTATCAGgatttagaagaaaattttacTACAAAATGCAAGTTGTATTTAAATGTAACCAGGGTTTCTCCCTTCATGGCAGCAGCACAGTTGTCTGTAATGCAAACAGTGCTTGGGAGCCCGAGATACCAACGTGTGCTCAAG tgcCACTTGCTGCTACGACTAAGCCTTCAACTACCCATGCCTCAG gtCCTCGTCCAAATACAACTACAGTGTCAAGTTCGACAGGTTCGGTACCTCTTTATCCTATCTACATAGTTTAG
- the LOC110148104 gene encoding membrane cofactor protein-like isoform X1: MLLVVLVLLLPTVSDACGDPPRFETMRLQGAPKPRYRPGERIQYDCRLGFKPIIPLRSRSAVCEDDNTWSALEEACTRKSCPNLGDPMNGQVYFVNGSILFGSQAHFVCNQGFYLIGARILHCEISENNVNWNDNSPTCEKILCSTPGNIKNGRFTIYKDEYQYNEIVTYMCDPSNGPDEYSLVGESRLVCVDHDRWSSDPPECKVVKCDYPVVEHGMIVSGFRRKFYYKMQVVFKCNQGFSLHGSSTVVCNANSAWEPEIPTCAQVPLAATTKPSTTHASGFVKSCSYLSISFKFFVNFQNPLNVW; encoded by the exons ATGCCTGTGGTGATCCACCAAGGTTTGAAACTATGAGGCTCCAGGGTGCGCCTAAACCCAGGTATCGTCCTGGGGAACGTATACAATATGACTGTCGCCTAGGTTTCAAGCCCATAATTCCTCTTCGTTCCAGATCTGCTGTTTGTGAGGATGACAATACATGGTCAGCTCTCGAGGAGGCCTGTACAA gaAAATCATGTCCTAATCTGGGAGATCCAATGAATGGTCAAGTTTACTTCGTCAATGGAAGTATTCTGTTTGGTTCACAGGCTCACTTTGTTTGTAATCAGGG tttTTATCTGATTGGAGCAAGAATTCTACATTGTGAAATTTCTGAAAACAATGTGAACTGGAATGATAATTCCCCAACATGTGAAA AGATCTTGTGTTCCACACctggaaatataaaaaatggaaGATTTACCATTTACAAAGATGAATATCAATATAATGAAATAGTAACTTATATGTGTGATCCTTCAAATGGACCAGATGAATATTCTCTTGTTGGAGAGAGCAGGCTTGTTTGTGTCGATCATGACAGATGGAGCAGTGACCCTCCGGAGTGTAAAG TGGTCAAATGTGACTATCCAGTTGTTGAACATGGAATGATAGTATCAGgatttagaagaaaattttacTACAAAATGCAAGTTGTATTTAAATGTAACCAGGGTTTCTCCCTTCATGGCAGCAGCACAGTTGTCTGTAATGCAAACAGTGCTTGGGAGCCCGAGATACCAACGTGTGCTCAAG tgcCACTTGCTGCTACGACTAAGCCTTCAACTACCCATGCCTCAGGTTTCGTAAAGTCCTGCTCATATTTGTCAATATCCTTTAAATTCTTTGTGAATTTTCAAAATCCTTTAAATGTCTGGTGA